One window of Pseudomonas urmiensis genomic DNA carries:
- a CDS encoding dihydrofolate reductase: protein MNTSLPLSLIAACAENRVIGIDNSMPWHLPGDFKYFKATTLGKPIIMGRKTWDSLGRPLPGRLNIVVSRQPGLQLEGAEVFASLEQALQRAEQWAQEQGVDELMLIGGAQLYALALEQGLVSRMYLTRVELSPEGDAWFPEFDQAQWALASSQAQASEGGKPAYHFEVWDKR, encoded by the coding sequence CCCTCAGCCTGATCGCGGCGTGCGCCGAGAACCGCGTGATTGGCATCGACAATTCCATGCCCTGGCACCTGCCGGGGGATTTCAAGTACTTCAAGGCTACCACCTTGGGCAAGCCGATCATCATGGGTCGCAAGACCTGGGATTCGCTGGGCCGGCCGCTACCAGGCCGGCTGAACATCGTCGTCAGCCGTCAGCCGGGGTTGCAGCTTGAAGGCGCTGAAGTGTTCGCGTCGCTGGAGCAGGCGCTGCAACGCGCCGAGCAGTGGGCCCAGGAGCAGGGCGTCGATGAGCTGATGCTGATTGGCGGCGCGCAGCTGTACGCACTGGCGCTGGAGCAGGGGTTGGTCAGCCGCATGTACCTGACGCGGGTCGAGCTGTCGCCAGAAGGTGATGCCTGGTTCCCTGAGTTCGACCAGGCGCAGTGGGCGCTGGCCTCCAGCCAGGCGCAGGCAAGCGAAGGCGGCAAGCCGGCTTATCATTTCGAGGTGTGGGACAAGCGTTGA
- the mgtE gene encoding magnesium transporter: MHYSSDFLAAHAHLREAAQARRDGLLQAGLYNEGTAGALMTSEYSSLDNGLSASQAIDMLRREAADAETIYQSYVLDERRNVLGTVSLRELILAAPDQPIEQIMQRRVICVATGTAQEQVARLIREHDLLAVPVLDELARLVGIVTCDDALDVVVEEATEDFHKGALITTHIGNLRDATVGLLYRKRVLWLVLLVFGNLFSGAGIAAFEETISAHIALVFFLPLLVDSGGNAGAQSATLMVRGIATGEVMMRDWLRMLGRECGVALALGATMAVAVASLGVLRGVPEIALIVASSMLVIVLIGSLIGMSLPFMFTRLKLDPATASGPLVTSIADAVGVLIYFGIASQVLDI, from the coding sequence ATGCACTATTCATCTGATTTTCTCGCTGCACACGCCCACCTGCGCGAAGCCGCCCAGGCTCGGCGAGACGGCCTGTTGCAGGCTGGGCTGTATAACGAAGGCACCGCCGGGGCCTTGATGACCAGCGAATATTCGAGCCTGGACAATGGCCTGAGCGCCAGTCAGGCAATCGACATGCTGCGTCGCGAGGCGGCCGATGCCGAAACCATCTATCAGTCGTATGTGCTCGATGAGCGGCGCAACGTGCTGGGCACGGTTTCGCTGCGTGAGCTGATTCTGGCCGCCCCAGACCAACCCATCGAGCAGATCATGCAGCGCAGGGTCATCTGCGTGGCCACCGGTACCGCCCAGGAGCAAGTCGCCCGGCTGATTCGTGAGCATGACCTGCTGGCTGTGCCGGTGCTCGATGAACTGGCGCGGCTGGTGGGTATCGTCACCTGCGACGATGCGTTGGATGTGGTGGTGGAAGAGGCGACCGAAGACTTTCATAAAGGCGCGTTGATCACCACCCACATTGGCAATTTGCGCGATGCCACCGTCGGTCTGCTTTATCGCAAGCGGGTGTTGTGGCTGGTGTTGCTGGTGTTCGGCAACCTGTTCTCGGGTGCAGGCATCGCGGCGTTCGAGGAAACTATCTCAGCCCATATCGCACTGGTGTTCTTCTTGCCGCTGCTGGTCGATAGCGGCGGCAATGCTGGCGCGCAGTCGGCGACGCTGATGGTGCGTGGGATCGCTACGGGCGAGGTGATGATGCGCGACTGGTTGCGCATGCTCGGGCGTGAGTGCGGTGTGGCGTTGGCGCTGGGTGCGACCATGGCCGTGGCGGTGGCATCGCTGGGGGTACTGCGCGGCGTACCGGAGATCGCGCTGATCGTGGCTAGCAGCATGTTGGTGATCGTGTTGATCGGCAGCTTGATTGGCATGAGCCTGCCGTTCATGTTCACCCGGCTCAAGCTCGATCCGGCTACGGCCAGTGGACCGCTGGTGACATCGATTGCCGATGCGGTGGGGGTGTTGATCTACTTCGGGATTGCATCGCAGGTGCTGGATATCTGA
- a CDS encoding haloacid dehalogenase-like hydrolase — MTNAAKMLAAGLALALSLDTWATELKHWPTEAAKQLDSMIAANAHKGNYAVFDMDNTSYRFDLEEALLPFMENKGLLSRDKLDPSLKLMPFKDTAEHKESLFSYYYRLCEIDDMVCYPWVAQVFAGFTLKELKVQVDALMASGKPVPSTYFEGDQVKAIEVQPPKVFTGQTELFNKLMENGIEVYVISAASEELVRMVAADPKYGYNVKPENVIGVSLLLKDRDSGQLTTARKQISAGHYDPKANESLELTPYLWTPATWMAGKQAAILTYIDEWKKPVLVGGDTPTSDGYMQFHGVDVGKGGIHLWINRKAKYLDQLNGMIAKHAAAQAKEGLPVTADKNWVIVTPEQIQ, encoded by the coding sequence ATGACGAACGCTGCGAAGATGCTCGCGGCAGGCTTGGCCCTGGCCCTGAGCCTCGACACCTGGGCCACCGAGCTCAAGCACTGGCCCACTGAGGCCGCCAAGCAACTGGACAGCATGATCGCCGCCAATGCCCACAAGGGTAATTACGCGGTGTTCGACATGGACAACACCAGCTACCGCTTCGACCTCGAAGAAGCTTTGCTGCCGTTCATGGAGAACAAAGGCCTGCTCAGTCGGGACAAGCTCGACCCTTCGTTGAAGCTGATGCCGTTCAAAGATACCGCCGAGCACAAGGAGAGCTTGTTCAGCTATTACTACCGGCTCTGTGAGATCGACGACATGGTCTGCTACCCCTGGGTCGCCCAGGTGTTCGCGGGCTTTACCCTCAAGGAGCTGAAGGTGCAGGTCGATGCGCTGATGGCCTCGGGCAAGCCGGTGCCTAGCACCTATTTTGAGGGGGATCAGGTCAAGGCGATCGAGGTGCAGCCGCCCAAGGTGTTCACTGGCCAGACCGAGCTTTTCAACAAGTTGATGGAGAACGGCATCGAGGTCTATGTGATTTCCGCTGCTTCCGAAGAGTTGGTGCGCATGGTCGCTGCCGATCCCAAGTACGGTTACAACGTGAAGCCTGAGAACGTCATTGGCGTCAGTTTGCTGCTCAAGGATCGCGACAGCGGTCAGCTGACCACGGCACGTAAGCAGATCTCGGCCGGGCACTATGATCCCAAGGCCAATGAGTCGCTGGAGCTGACCCCTTATCTGTGGACCCCGGCGACCTGGATGGCCGGCAAGCAGGCGGCGATCCTGACCTATATCGATGAATGGAAGAAACCGGTGCTGGTGGGGGGGGATACCCCTACCAGCGACGGCTACATGCAGTTCCATGGGGTCGATGTCGGCAAGGGCGGGATTCACCTGTGGATCAATCGCAAGGCCAAGTACCTGGATCAGCTTAACGGCATGATCGCCAAGCATGCGGCGGCTCAGGCCAAGGAAGGCTTGCCGGTGACGGCCGACAAGAACTGGGTGATCGTTACCCCTGAGCAGATTCAGTGA
- a CDS encoding class I SAM-dependent rRNA methyltransferase, with translation MSLPSLRLKANADRRLRAGHLWVYSNEVDVTATPLQGLQAGQQAILEAANGKPLGIVALSPNNLICARLLSRDIKLPLDKSLLVHRLNVALSLRERLFDKPCYRLVYGDSDLLPGLVVDRFFDILVVQLASATIEQHKDDVIAALVQVLKPSGILFKNDSAARDAEGLQRYVETVYGEVPDWVALEENGVKFEAPVREGQKTGWFYDHRMNRARLAPYVNGKRVLDLFSYIGGWGVQAGAFGASEVFCVDASGFALDGVERNAALNGISEKVTCIEGDVFEALRELKAAEERFDVIIADPPAFIKRKKDLKNGEAAYRRLNEQAMRMLTKDGILVSASCSMHLPEDDLNSILLTSARHLDRNMQLLERGGQGPDHPVHPAIAETRYIKSITCRLLPNS, from the coding sequence ATGTCCCTGCCCAGCCTACGCCTCAAAGCCAATGCCGATCGCCGCCTGCGCGCCGGCCACCTGTGGGTCTACAGCAACGAAGTCGATGTCACCGCGACCCCGCTGCAAGGCCTGCAAGCCGGCCAACAGGCGATCCTCGAGGCAGCCAACGGCAAGCCACTGGGCATCGTCGCGCTGAGCCCGAACAACCTGATCTGTGCGCGCCTGCTGTCGCGCGACATCAAGCTGCCGCTGGACAAGTCGCTGCTGGTGCACCGCCTCAACGTGGCGCTGTCGCTGCGTGAACGGCTGTTCGACAAGCCGTGCTACCGCCTGGTCTATGGCGACTCCGACCTGCTGCCAGGCCTGGTGGTCGACCGTTTCTTCGACATCCTCGTGGTTCAGCTGGCCTCGGCGACCATAGAGCAGCACAAGGACGACGTGATCGCCGCCTTGGTCCAGGTACTCAAGCCAAGCGGCATCCTGTTCAAGAACGACTCCGCCGCCCGCGATGCCGAAGGCCTGCAGCGCTATGTCGAGACCGTCTACGGCGAAGTGCCGGATTGGGTCGCGCTGGAAGAGAACGGGGTGAAATTCGAAGCACCGGTACGTGAAGGACAAAAGACCGGCTGGTTCTACGACCACCGCATGAACCGCGCGCGCCTGGCGCCGTACGTCAACGGCAAGCGCGTGCTGGATCTGTTCAGCTACATCGGTGGCTGGGGTGTGCAGGCCGGCGCCTTCGGTGCCAGCGAAGTGTTCTGCGTCGATGCCTCCGGCTTCGCCCTCGATGGCGTCGAGCGCAACGCAGCGCTGAACGGCATCAGCGAGAAAGTCACCTGCATCGAAGGTGACGTGTTCGAGGCCCTACGCGAGCTGAAGGCCGCCGAAGAGCGCTTCGATGTGATCATCGCCGACCCACCCGCCTTCATCAAACGCAAGAAAGACCTGAAAAACGGCGAGGCCGCCTACCGCCGCCTCAACGAACAGGCCATGCGCATGCTGACCAAGGACGGCATTCTGGTCAGTGCCTCGTGCTCCATGCACCTGCCTGAAGATGACCTGAACAGCATCCTGCTGACCAGCGCCCGCCACCTGGACCGCAACATGCAGTTGCTGGAGCGCGGCGGCCAAGGCCCGGATCATCCGGTGCACCCCGCCATAGCTGAAACGCGCTACATCAAGAGCATCACTTGCCGGCTGCTGCCTAACAGCTGA
- a CDS encoding HDOD domain-containing protein: MPPQPQIMVDLQFEQYMPDPDLETIAKLIAQDPGLSGALLKLVNSPHFGLSNKIGSIQRAVNLLGSRSIINLINAQSIKGEMSDETIVTLNRFWDTAQDVAMTCLTLAKRTGIQAADEAYTLGLFHDCGVPLMLKRFPNYMDVLEDAYATASEQTRVVDTENRVFNTNHSVVGYFTAKSWRLPEHISAAIANHHNALAVFRDESSRNTQTQLKNLLAVLKMAEHICASYRVLGNQNVDHEWNVVGPLVLDYIGLSEYDFENLKQTIRELGGH; the protein is encoded by the coding sequence ATTCCGCCGCAGCCGCAGATCATGGTCGACCTGCAGTTCGAGCAGTACATGCCCGATCCGGATCTGGAAACCATCGCCAAGCTGATCGCCCAGGACCCGGGCCTCTCCGGTGCCTTGCTCAAGCTGGTGAATTCGCCGCACTTCGGCCTTTCCAACAAGATTGGTTCGATCCAGCGGGCGGTCAATCTGCTGGGCAGCCGTTCGATCATCAACCTGATCAACGCCCAGTCGATCAAGGGCGAAATGAGCGACGAGACCATCGTCACCCTCAACCGCTTCTGGGACACTGCCCAGGACGTGGCGATGACCTGCCTGACCCTGGCCAAGCGCACCGGTATCCAGGCAGCAGACGAGGCTTACACCTTGGGCCTGTTCCACGATTGCGGCGTGCCGCTGATGCTCAAGCGCTTCCCCAATTACATGGACGTGCTGGAAGACGCCTATGCCACGGCGAGTGAACAAACCCGCGTGGTCGATACCGAGAACCGGGTGTTCAACACCAACCATTCGGTGGTGGGTTACTTCACCGCCAAGTCCTGGCGCCTGCCAGAGCACATCAGTGCGGCGATCGCCAACCACCACAATGCGTTGGCGGTGTTCCGCGATGAGTCCTCGCGCAATACCCAGACCCAGCTGAAGAACCTGCTGGCGGTGTTGAAGATGGCCGAGCACATCTGCGCCTCTTATCGGGTGCTGGGCAACCAGAACGTCGACCATGAGTGGAATGTGGTTGGCCCACTGGTGCTCGACTACATCGGTTTGTCGGAGTACGACTTCGAAAACCTCAAGCAGACCATCCGCGAACTGGGCGGGCACTGA
- the ilvD gene encoding dihydroxy-acid dehydratase, with the protein MPDYRSKTSTHGRNMAGARALWRATGMKDDDFKKPIIAIANSFTQFVPGHVHLKDLGQLVAREIERAGGVAKEFNTIAVDDGIAMGHDGMLYSLPSREIIADAVEYMVNAHCADAIVCISNCDKITPGMLMAALRLNIPVIFVSGGPMEAGKTKLASHGLDLVDAMVIAADSSASDEKVAEYERSACPTCGSCSGMFTANSMNCLTEALGLALPGNGSTLATHSDREQLFLTAGRTIVELCKRYYGENDESVLPRNIANFKAFENAMMLDIAMGGSTNTILHLLAAAQEAEVDFDLRDIDRLSRKVPQLCKVAPNIQKYHMEDVHRAGGIFSILGSLARGGLLHTDLPTVHSASMEEAIAKWDITQTDDEAVHTFFKAGPAGIPTQTAFSQSTRWQTLDDDRAEGCIRSVEHAYSQEGGLAVLYGNIALDGCVVKTAGVDESIHVFEGNAKIFESQDSAVRGILADEVKAGDIVIIRYEGPKGGPGMQEMLYPTSYLKSKGLGKACALLTDGRFSGGTSGLSIGHASPEAAAGGAIGLVRDGDKILIDIPNRSINLLVSDEELAQRRVEQDQKGWKPVEVRPRKVTTALKAYALLATSADKGAVRNKAMLDGL; encoded by the coding sequence ATGCCTGATTATCGTTCCAAGACTTCCACCCACGGCCGCAACATGGCCGGTGCCCGAGCCCTGTGGCGCGCTACCGGGATGAAGGACGACGACTTCAAGAAACCGATCATCGCCATCGCCAACTCGTTCACCCAGTTCGTCCCAGGTCACGTGCACCTGAAGGACCTGGGCCAACTGGTCGCCCGCGAGATCGAACGCGCCGGTGGCGTGGCCAAGGAATTCAACACCATCGCGGTCGACGACGGCATCGCCATGGGCCACGACGGCATGCTCTACTCGCTGCCAAGCCGCGAGATCATCGCCGACGCCGTGGAATACATGGTCAACGCCCACTGCGCTGACGCCATCGTGTGCATCTCCAACTGCGACAAGATCACCCCCGGCATGCTGATGGCCGCCCTGCGCCTGAACATCCCGGTGATCTTCGTTTCTGGCGGCCCGATGGAAGCCGGCAAGACCAAACTGGCCAGTCACGGCCTGGACCTGGTCGACGCCATGGTCATCGCTGCCGACTCGTCGGCCTCCGACGAGAAAGTCGCCGAGTACGAGCGCAGCGCCTGCCCGACCTGCGGTTCGTGCTCTGGCATGTTCACTGCCAACTCGATGAACTGCCTGACCGAAGCCCTGGGCCTGGCCCTGCCGGGCAACGGCTCGACCCTGGCCACCCACTCCGACCGCGAGCAGCTGTTCCTCACCGCTGGGCGGACCATCGTCGAGCTGTGCAAGCGCTACTACGGCGAAAACGACGAATCGGTGCTGCCGCGCAACATCGCCAACTTCAAGGCGTTCGAAAACGCCATGATGCTCGACATCGCCATGGGCGGTTCGACCAACACCATCCTGCACCTGCTGGCCGCTGCCCAGGAAGCCGAGGTCGACTTCGACCTGCGCGACATCGATCGCCTGTCGCGCAAAGTGCCGCAGCTGTGCAAGGTTGCGCCGAACATCCAGAAGTACCACATGGAAGACGTCCACCGCGCTGGCGGCATCTTCAGCATCCTCGGCTCGCTGGCCCGTGGCGGCCTGCTGCACACCGACCTGCCGACCGTGCACAGCGCCAGCATGGAAGAAGCCATCGCCAAGTGGGACATCACCCAGACCGACGATGAAGCGGTGCACACCTTCTTCAAGGCTGGCCCCGCCGGTATCCCGACCCAGACGGCCTTCAGCCAGTCGACCCGTTGGCAAACCCTCGATGACGACCGCGCCGAAGGCTGCATCCGCAGCGTCGAGCACGCCTATTCGCAAGAAGGCGGCCTGGCGGTGCTGTACGGCAACATCGCCTTGGATGGCTGCGTGGTGAAAACCGCTGGCGTCGACGAGTCGATCCACGTGTTCGAAGGCAACGCCAAGATCTTCGAGAGCCAGGACAGCGCGGTGCGCGGGATTCTTGCCGACGAAGTGAAGGCCGGCGACATCGTCATCATCCGCTACGAAGGTCCGAAAGGCGGCCCGGGCATGCAAGAGATGCTCTACCCGACCTCGTACCTGAAGTCCAAAGGCCTGGGCAAGGCCTGCGCCTTGCTCACCGATGGCCGTTTCTCAGGTGGTACCTCGGGCCTGTCGATTGGCCATGCCTCGCCGGAGGCCGCAGCGGGTGGTGCCATCGGCCTGGTGCGCGATGGCGACAAGATCCTGATCGACATTCCCAACCGCTCTATCAATCTGTTGGTCAGCGACGAAGAGCTGGCGCAGCGTCGGGTTGAGCAGGACCAGAAAGGTTGGAAGCCGGTTGAAGTGCGTCCGCGCAAGGTCACCACCGCGCTGAAGGCCTATGCCCTGTTGGCGACCAGTGCTGATAAAGGTGCTGTGCGTAACAAAGCGATGCTCGATGGGCTGTAA
- a CDS encoding L-cystine transporter encodes MNLPLSLNLLALLALLLGLAQTRRTQWSLAKKVLLGLVLGVVFGLVLHTIYGAGHPVLKATIGWLDLIGNGYVGLLQMIVMPLIFASILSAVARLHNASSLGRISVLSIGTLLLTTAIAALIGIVLTNLFGLSAEGLVAGVPEAARLQAIQSDYAGKVADLNIPQLLLSFIPSNPVADLARAKPTSIISVVIFAVFMGLAALQLIKDDKDKGERALSAIDTLQAWVMRLVRLVMTLTPYGVLALMTKVVASSNLDDILKLGSFVLVSYLGLGLMFVVHGVILAATGVSPLRFFRKVWPVLTFAFTSRSSAASIPLNIEAQTRRLGVPQSIASFSASFGTTIGQNGCAGLYPAMLAVMVAPAVGINTFDPLWIATLVAIVTLSSAGVAGVGGGATFAALIVLPAMGLPVELVALLISVEPLIDMGRTALNVSGSMTAGVVTSQLLKQTDHHVLGDDQHAQLSHS; translated from the coding sequence ATGAACCTGCCGCTGTCACTCAATCTGCTGGCATTGCTGGCCCTGTTGCTGGGCCTGGCACAAACCCGCCGCACCCAGTGGAGCCTGGCCAAGAAAGTCTTGCTCGGTCTGGTGCTGGGCGTGGTGTTCGGCCTGGTCCTGCACACGATCTATGGCGCCGGCCATCCGGTGCTCAAGGCCACCATCGGCTGGCTCGACTTGATCGGTAACGGCTATGTCGGCCTGTTGCAGATGATCGTCATGCCGCTGATCTTCGCCTCGATCCTCAGCGCCGTCGCCCGTCTGCACAACGCCTCCTCGCTGGGCCGGATCAGCGTTTTGAGCATTGGCACCCTGCTGCTGACCACCGCCATTGCCGCGCTGATCGGTATCGTCCTGACCAACCTGTTCGGCCTCAGCGCCGAAGGGCTGGTAGCGGGCGTGCCGGAAGCGGCGCGCCTGCAAGCGATCCAGAGCGACTACGCCGGCAAGGTCGCCGACCTCAATATCCCGCAGCTGCTGCTGTCGTTCATCCCCAGCAACCCGGTAGCGGATCTGGCCCGGGCCAAACCGACCTCGATCATCAGCGTGGTGATCTTCGCCGTGTTCATGGGCCTGGCCGCGCTGCAGTTGATCAAGGACGACAAAGACAAGGGCGAGCGCGCCCTGTCGGCCATCGACACCCTGCAAGCCTGGGTGATGCGCCTGGTGCGCCTGGTGATGACGCTCACCCCTTACGGCGTGCTGGCCTTGATGACCAAGGTGGTCGCCAGCTCCAACCTGGACGACATCCTCAAGCTGGGCAGTTTCGTGCTGGTGTCCTACCTCGGCCTGGGGCTGATGTTCGTGGTTCACGGGGTGATCCTGGCCGCTACCGGCGTCAGCCCGCTGCGCTTCTTCCGTAAGGTCTGGCCAGTGCTGACGTTCGCCTTCACCAGCCGCTCCAGTGCGGCGAGCATTCCCCTGAACATCGAAGCGCAAACCCGCCGCCTGGGTGTGCCGCAGTCGATTGCCAGCTTCAGCGCCTCGTTTGGCACCACCATCGGCCAGAACGGCTGCGCCGGTCTGTACCCGGCCATGTTGGCGGTGATGGTTGCCCCAGCGGTGGGCATCAACACCTTCGACCCGCTGTGGATCGCCACGCTGGTGGCCATCGTCACCCTGAGCTCGGCAGGGGTCGCCGGGGTTGGCGGGGGTGCGACCTTCGCTGCGCTGATCGTGCTGCCGGCGATGGGGCTGCCGGTTGAACTGGTGGCGCTGTTGATCTCGGTAGAACCGCTGATCGACATGGGCCGCACGGCGTTGAACGTGAGTGGGTCGATGACCGCGGGCGTGGTGACGAGCCAGTTGCTCAAGCAGACCGATCATCACGTGCTGGGTGATGATCAGCATGCGCAGCTGAGTCATTCCTGA